Part of the Arthrobacter globiformis genome is shown below.
GACGTTCGACCACACGGTCGCCGTCATGCAGACCAAGGAAGGCCTGGTCCGTGTCGCCAAGGAGTTCGTGGAGGATCTGGCGGACGACGGCGTGGTGTACGGCGAAGTGCGCTGGGCGCCGGAGCAGCACCTCCAGAACGGACTGACGCTGGACGAGGTTGTCGAAGCCGTCCAGGAGGGCCTCGACGCCGGCGTGGAGGCCGTGGCCGAGACCGGCCGCGAGATCCAGGTGGGCCAGCTGATCACGGCCATGCGGCACGCCGACCGCGGCCAGGAAATCGCCGAGCTCGCCGTTCGGCACCGCGACAAGGGCGCTGTAGGGTTCGACATTGCCGGAGCCGAAGACGGCTTCCTGCCGTCGCGTTTCCGGGACGCCTTCACCTACCTGGCCGAACACAACTTCCCGGCCACGGTGCACGCCGGCGAAGCCGCCGGACTGGACAGCATCCAGTCCGCCCTGGTTGACGGCCGCGCGCTGCGCCTGGGCCACGGTGTGCGCATCGCCGAGGACATCATGGTGGAGTTCGACGAGGACGACGCCGACGACGAGGACAGCGACAACATCGGCGTGGTCACCCTCGGCAACCTGTCCAGCTGGATCCGCGACCGCGGCATCGCCCTGGAAATCTGCCCGTCCTCCAACCTGCAGACCGGTGCCATTGCCGGCTTCGGTGAGGGCATCGAAAGCCACCCGCTGGACATGCTTTACCAGCTGGGCTTCAACGTAACCATCAACACGGACAACCGCCTCATGAGCGGCGTGACACTCACCGACGAGTTCGAGCTCCTAGTGGAGACCTTCGACTACGACCTCGACGACCTGCTGGAACTCACGCTCAACGCAGCCGAAGCATCCTTCCTTCCCTTGGAGGAAAAGGAAGCCCTCGTGGAGTACATCAACGACGCGTACGGCGACCTTGGCTGAAATTCCTGAACCCGCCAGTGAAACGGCGGAGCTGCTGAGGGTGATCGCCGCCCTCCGCGAGCACTGCCCCTGGATGGGTGCACTGACTCACGAGTCGCTCGTGGAGTATCTGCTGGAGGAGGCCTATGAAGTGGCCGAGACCATCGAGACGGGTGCGGATGAAGCTGAACTGAAAGGCGAGCTGGGCGATGTGCTGCTCCAGGTGGTGCTGCACGCCCGGCTCGCCGAGGAGCGAGGCGTGTTCGGCTTCGGTGACGTCGCCCGCGGCCTCACCCATAAGATGATCCGCCGCAATCCCCACGTGTTTCGTCCGGACGGAACCCTCCAGGACTCCTTTCCCGCCACGGTGGCGGAGATCGTGCTCAAGTGGGACGCCGTGAAAAAGGCCGAAAGCCCGCAGCGCAGCACGCCGTTCGAAGGCATCCCGGTGGCTCTGCCCGCGTTGGCCCGGGCCCAGAAAACCCTTGACCGGGCCGAGCGGGCCGGGCTGCAAGCCCCGGTGGTAGAACGAACCCCGTTGGTTGAACGAACCCCGTTGGTTGAACGAACCCCGTTGGTTGAACGAACCCCGTTGGTTGAACGAACCCCGTTGGTTGAACGAACCCCGTTGGTTGAACGAACCCCGTTGGTTGAACGAACCCCGTTGGTTGAACGAACCCCGTTGGTTGAACGAACCCCGTTGGTTGAGCTTGTCGAAACCGCTCTGGCCGAAACGATAAAAACCGAAGCCGAACTCGGCGAGCTGCTGCTCGCCGTCGTCCATTCGGCCCGGAACAGGGGGTTCGACGCCGAACGCGCCCTCCGCGGGGCCGTGCGGCGATACCAGAACCGCCATCCGGAGACTTCCGCGCCCGGATCATGACGTCCGGGTTCTGGATAGGTTTCCGTAACGTGCACCACTCTCGACTACGCTAGTCACTGACGAGGACGTCGAGATTTTTTCCCCTAAAGTCCCCAGTAAATCGCCCACAAGGAGCACATCCATGGCGCTTATCGATGCCATCCACGCCCGCGAGATCCTCGATTCCCGTGGCAACCCCACCGTCGAAGTTGAAGTTCTCCTCTCCGACGGCCAGATCGGCCGCGCTGCCGTTCCGTCCGGTGCGTCCACCGGCGAGCATGAAGCCGTTGAACTGCGCGACGGCGACAAGGGCCGCTACCTCGGCAAGGGTGTCCAGAAGGCCGTTGACGCCGTCATCGACCAGATCGCCCCGGCCCTGACCGGCTTTGACGCCACCGACCAGCGCAGCATCGACCAGGCCATGATCGACCTGGACGGCACCGCCAACAAGGCCAAGCTGGGCGCCAACGCCATCCTCGGTGTCTCCCTGGCCGTTGCCAACGCCGCGGCAGCTTCCGCCGACCTGCCGCTGTACAAGTACCTGGGCGGCCCGAACGCCCACGTCCTGCCCGTTCCGCTGATGAACATCCTCAACGGCGGCTCGCACGCGGATTCCGACGTCGACATCCAGGAATTCATGATCGCCCCCATCGGCGCCGAGACCTTCTCCGAGGGCCTGCGCTGGGGCGTCGAGGTTTACCACAACCTCAAGTCCGTGCTGCAGCAGAAGGGTCTCTCCACCGGCCTTGGCGACGAGGGCGGCTTCGCCCCGAACCTGCCGTCCAACCGCGCTGCCCTTGACCTGATCCAGGAAGCCATCAAGAACGCC
Proteins encoded:
- a CDS encoding adenosine deaminase, giving the protein MTEPIVDAAPALDFDLKSLPKVSLHDHLDGGLRPATIIELAEAVGHALPSTDPTALGEWFRESADSGSLVRYLETFDHTVAVMQTKEGLVRVAKEFVEDLADDGVVYGEVRWAPEQHLQNGLTLDEVVEAVQEGLDAGVEAVAETGREIQVGQLITAMRHADRGQEIAELAVRHRDKGAVGFDIAGAEDGFLPSRFRDAFTYLAEHNFPATVHAGEAAGLDSIQSALVDGRALRLGHGVRIAEDIMVEFDEDDADDEDSDNIGVVTLGNLSSWIRDRGIALEICPSSNLQTGAIAGFGEGIESHPLDMLYQLGFNVTINTDNRLMSGVTLTDEFELLVETFDYDLDDLLELTLNAAEASFLPLEEKEALVEYINDAYGDLG
- the eno gene encoding phosphopyruvate hydratase, giving the protein MALIDAIHAREILDSRGNPTVEVEVLLSDGQIGRAAVPSGASTGEHEAVELRDGDKGRYLGKGVQKAVDAVIDQIAPALTGFDATDQRSIDQAMIDLDGTANKAKLGANAILGVSLAVANAAAASADLPLYKYLGGPNAHVLPVPLMNILNGGSHADSDVDIQEFMIAPIGAETFSEGLRWGVEVYHNLKSVLQQKGLSTGLGDEGGFAPNLPSNRAALDLIQEAIKNAGYTPGTDIALALDVASSEFFKDGAYQFEGKALSAAEMSAYYAELVADYPLVSIEDPLDENDWEGWKILTDTIGDKVQLVGDDLFVTNPERLQQGIDAATANSLLVKVNQIGSLTETLDAVSLAQRSGYTTITSHRSGETEDTTIADIAVATNAGQIKTGAPARSERVAKYNQLLRIEEELDDAARYAGRSAFPRFKA